In Kryptolebias marmoratus isolate JLee-2015 linkage group LG11, ASM164957v2, whole genome shotgun sequence, the following proteins share a genomic window:
- the dgkzb gene encoding diacylglycerol kinase zeta isoform X3, producing MDTFFRRHFRRKDAPLQAEVDAPACRQRRPSVAVPTSKARRRSSVGLPSSALTRRRRSSIQLQAGPPSAGGGRLARAPHHGRVGHARRRSSTTTPSLNPRFAVCRRKVAKLRTIDTHLLGPSMLLASLFQMAEEDEEGGGLGVGLSAGEQQVELRGGANNGKAFSRSSSLHSDRDDDSSDYSISSQSEGSQLSEAEQLPEDEEEDEASSPPASPASPASTPSSISPLEVLRRPLIRAPRCLRRNSSQVFVGESGSFSRRASSQRKRRRISTISKAGSPWPGRGQPLPSRKSSVYYLHHPAFYRGPGALSPLGAHCYDSRLESFCAFLLKAVAKSSLQHVQPNVSTSGPTDSLQPSSTVDWTENAPYGEHIWFEASVSGDFCYVGEQFCVARSLQKSAARMKCAGCKISVHVVCMEQLEKINFRCKPSFREPASRAVREANVVRHHWVHRRRQAGKCRQCGKGFQQKFTFHSKEIVAISCSWCKQAYHNKVTCFMLQQIEECCSLGAHAAVIVPPTWIIRVRRPQTSLKSSKKKKRTSLKCNKSSKKGAELQDGRWKPFLVKPLPSQLMKPLLVFVNPKSGGNQGAKIIQSFMWYLNPRQVFDLTKGGPKEGLELYSKVPNLRILACGGDGTVGWILSVLDQLKLRPQPPVAILPLGTGNDLARTLNWGGGYTDEPITKILSHVEDGNVVQLDRWNLNVEANPEVRPDERDEQQTDKLPIDVFNNYFSLGFDAHVTLGFHESREANPEKFNSRFRNKMFYAGTAFSDFLSGCSKDLAKHIRVVCDGTDLTAKVQEMKLQCLLFLNIPRYCAGTTPWGNPSEHQDFEPQRHDDGCIEVIGFTMTSLATLQVGGHGERLHQCKEVTLTTTKPIPMQVDGEPCKLAPSVIRINLRNQANMVQKVKRRINMPHLNDQQPVPEKLQIRVNRISMAAYEALHYEKDQLKEASAPLGVIIVPGDSDLEMCRLHIERLQDHPDQDGDEMSGETLSSQKLSMNWCFLDCTTADRFYRIDRAQEHLNYVTEITQDELYVLDPELVVKETVGTSPSMPDLVDSEDPPRQFSYPCSPSSPVPSIAARDGQRRRTSSDSSVFEALRLSKSPLHRTSTATSLGTEKDAELICCVQNQNLSRLTELHQQGAELQLQDAGGRTLLHHAVQTGSKDVVKYLIDRVPTSHLDVAEKETGETALHKAAALCQRSICHFLVEAGASLMKTDLQGDTPKHCAAKADDQELADYLGSRQHYQMIQREDEETAV from the exons ATGGACACGTTTTTCCGCCGTCACTTTAGGAGGAAAGACGCCCCCCTGCAGGCGGAGGTGGACGCCCCCGCCTGCCGCCAGCGGAGGCCTAGCGTGGCTGTCCCAACCAGCAAGGCCCGCCGGAGGTCCAGCGTGGGCCTGCCCTCCTCCGCCCTGACCCGGAGGCGCCGCTCCAGCATCCAGCTGCAGGCGGGGCCCCCCAGCGCAGGCGGGGGTCGCCTGGCGAGGGCGCCCCACCACGGCAGGGTGGGCCACGCCCGCAGGCGCTCCAGCACCACCACGCCCAGCCTGAACCCGAGGTTCGCCGTGTGCCGGAGGAAGGTAGCGAAGCTGCGGACCATCGACACCCACCTGCTGGGGCCGTCCATGCTGCTCGCCAGCCTCTTCCAGATGGCCGAGGAAGACGAGGAAGGGGGCGGACTGGGGGTGGGGCTATCAGCAGGAGAACAGCAGGTGGAGCTAAGGGGCGGGGCTAACAACGGGAAGGCATTCTCCCGCTCCAGCAGCCTCCACTCAGACAGAGATGATGACAGCAGTGATTACTCcatcagcagccaatcagagggcaGCCAGCTGTCGGAGGCGGAGCAACTACctgaggacgaggaggaggatgaagctTCCTCACCTCCTGCCTCTCCAGCCTCTCCAGCCTCCACCCCTTCCTCCATCTCCCCCCTGGAGGTTCTGAGGAGGCCCCTGATCCGGGCCCCTCGCTGCCTCCGCAGGAACTCGTCTCAGGTGTTTGTGGGAGAATCCGGTTCCTTCAGCCGTCGAGCCTCCagccagaggaagaggagaaggatcTCCACCATCTCCAAAGCTGGGAGCCCCTGGCCCGGGAGGGGCCAGCCCCTGCCCAGCCGCAAGAGCTCCGTGTACTACCTCCACCACCCGGCCTTCTACAGGGGCCCCGGGGCCCTCAGCCCTCTGGGGGCTCACTGCTACGACTCCCGCCTGGAAAGTTTCTGTGCCTTCCTGCT GAAAGCCGTTGCCAAGTCGAGTCTGCAGCACGTCCAGCCCAACGTGTCGACGTCCGGACCGACGGACTCCCTGCAGCCCAGCAGCACCGTCGACTGGACC GAGAACGCTCCGTACGGAGAACACATCTGGTTCGAGGCCAGTGTTTCTGGAGACTTCTGCTACGTTGGAGAGCAGTTCTGCGTCGCCAGATCTCTG cagaagtCTGCGGCGAGGATGAAATGCGCTGGATGTAAGATATCCGTGCACGTGGTGTGCAtggagcagctggagaag aTCAACTTCAGGTGCAAACCGTCCTTCAGGGAGCCGGCGTCTCGAGCCGTCCGAGAG GCCAACGTGGTTCGACATCACTGGGTCCACAGGAGGCGCCAGGCGGGGAAGTGTCGGCAGTGTGGGAAG GGCTTCCAGCAGAAGTTCACGTTTCACAGCAAAGAGATCGTTGCCATCAGCTGCTCGTGGTGCAAACAGGCG tacCACAACAAGGTGACGTGCTTCATGCTGCAGCAGATCGAGGAGTGCTGCTCTCTGGGAGCTCACGCCGCCGTCATCGTCCCCCCGACGTGGATCATCAGAGTCCGCCGGCCGCAG ACGTCTCTGAAATCcagcaaaaagaagaaacggACGTCTCTGAAGTGCAACAAGTCCAGCAAGAAGGGAGCAGAG CTCCAAGATGGCCGCTGGAAGCCCTTCCTGGTGAAGCCCCTCCCCTCGCAGCTCATGAAGCCTCTGCTGGTGTTCGTTAACCCGAAGAGCGGCGGGAACCAG ggAGCAAAGATCATCCAGTCCTTCATGTGGTACCTGAATCCTCGACAGGTGTTCGACCTGACCAAAGGAGGACCGAAAGAGGG GTTGGAGCTGTACTCCAAAGTGCCCAACCTGAGGATCTTGGCGTGCGGCGGCGACGGCACG GTGGGCTGGATTCTGTCCGTGTTGGACCAGTTGAAGCTCCGCCCCCAGCCCCCCGTGGCCATCCTTCCTCTGGGGACGGGTAACGACCTGGCCAGGACCCTCAACTGGGGCGGG GGGTACACGGATGAACCCATCACAAAGATCCTGTCCCACGTGGAGGACGGGAACGTGGTCCAGCTGGACCGGTGGAACCTGAACGTGGAGGCGAACCCGGAGGTCCGTCCCGACGAGCGGGACGAGCAGCAGACAGATAAG CTCCCCATCGATGTTTTCAACAACTACTTCAGTCTGGGCTTCGACGCTCACGTCACGCTGGGCTTCCACGAATCCAGAG AGGCCAACCCTGAGAAATTCAACAGCCGCTTCAGGAACAAGATGTTCTACGCGGGG ACGGCCTTCTCCGACTTCCTGAGCGGCTGCTCCAAAGACCTCGCTAAGCACATCAGAGTGGTG tgCGACGGCACAGATCTCACAGCCAAAGTCCAGGAGATGAAGCTGCagtgcctcctcttcctcaacATCCCCAG GTACTGCGCCGGCACCACGCCGTGGGGGAACCCCAGTGAGCATCAGGACTTCGAGCCTCAGCGTCACGACGACGGCTGCATCGAGGTCATCGGCTTCACCATGACTTCCCTG GCCACGCTGCAGGTCGGCGGTCACGGCGAGCGTCTCCATCAGTGTAAGGAGGTGACCCTCACCACCACCAAGCCCATCCCCATGCAGGTGGACGGCGAGCCCTGCAAGCTGGCGCCATCCGTCATCCGCATCAACCTGAGGAACCAGGCCAACATGGTCCAGAAGGTGAAGAGGAGGATCAACATGCCCCACCTGAACGA ccAGCAGCCGGTTCCGGAGAAGCTGCAGATCAGAGTGAACCGGATCAGCATGGCGGCGTACGAAGCTCTGCATTATGAAAAGGACCAGCTGAAGGAGGCCT CGGCGCCGCTCGGAGTCATCATCGTCCCCGGAGACAGCGACCTGGAGATGTGCCGGCTGCACATCGAGCGCCTGCAGGACCACCCGGACCAG GACGGAGACGAAATGAGCGGAGAGACACTGTCCTCTCAGAAGCTGTCCATGAACTGGTGCTTCCTCGACT GTACCACTGCAGATCGGTTCTACAGGATCGACCGGGCTCAG GAGCACCTGAACTACGTGACGGAGATCACGCAGGACGAGCTCTACGTCCTGGACCCGGAGCTGGTCGTCAAGGAGACGGTGGGGACGTCCCCCAGCATGCCTGACCTGGTGGACTCGGAGGACCCCCCGAGGCAGTTCTCCTACCCCTGCTCCCCGTCCTCCCCCGTCCCGTCCATCGCGGCCAG ggacggtcagaggaggaggacgtCCAGCGACAGCTCTGTGTTTGAGGCTTTGAGACTGTCCAAGTCCCCCCTgcacag AACCTCCACTGCTACCTCACTGGGAACTGAAAAAG ATGCAGAACTGATCTGCTgcgtccagaaccagaacctgagcaGG CTGACGGAGCTCCATCAGCAGGGGGCGGAGCTCCAGCTGCAGGACGCCGGCGGCCGCACGCTGCTGCATCACGCCGTGCAGACCGGCAGCAAGGACGTCGTCAAATACCTCATCGACCGCG tTCCCACCTCTCACCTGGACGTCGCAGAGAAGGAGAC AGGTGAGACGGCGCTCCATAAAGCCGCCGCCCTCTGCCAGAGGAGCATCTGTCACTTCCTGGTGGAGGCGGGGGCGTCGCTCATGAAGACAGACCTGCAG
- the dgkzb gene encoding diacylglycerol kinase zeta isoform X5 yields MEQREEQEEEQEKQEEHQEEQEDQEEHRDQQPVQDGAEETPASGTPSCPPNRTFGLRIFCRRKAVAKSSLQHVQPNVSTSGPTDSLQPSSTVDWTENAPYGEHIWFEASVSGDFCYVGEQFCVARSLQKSAARMKCAGCKISVHVVCMEQLEKINFRCKPSFREPASRAVREANVVRHHWVHRRRQAGKCRQCGKGFQQKFTFHSKEIVAISCSWCKQAYHNKVTCFMLQQIEECCSLGAHAAVIVPPTWIIRVRRPQTSLKSSKKKKRTSLKCNKSSKKGAELQDGRWKPFLVKPLPSQLMKPLLVFVNPKSGGNQGAKIIQSFMWYLNPRQVFDLTKGGPKEGLELYSKVPNLRILACGGDGTVGWILSVLDQLKLRPQPPVAILPLGTGNDLARTLNWGGGYTDEPITKILSHVEDGNVVQLDRWNLNVEANPEVRPDERDEQQTDKLPIDVFNNYFSLGFDAHVTLGFHESREANPEKFNSRFRNKMFYAGTAFSDFLSGCSKDLAKHIRVVCDGTDLTAKVQEMKLQCLLFLNIPRYCAGTTPWGNPSEHQDFEPQRHDDGCIEVIGFTMTSLATLQVGGHGERLHQCKEVTLTTTKPIPMQVDGEPCKLAPSVIRINLRNQANMVQKVKRRINMPHLNDQQPVPEKLQIRVNRISMAAYEALHYEKDQLKEASAPLGVIIVPGDSDLEMCRLHIERLQDHPDQDGDEMSGETLSSQKLSMNWCFLDCTTADRFYRIDRAQEHLNYVTEITQDELYVLDPELVVKETVGTSPSMPDLVDSEDPPRQFSYPCSPSSPVPSIAARDGQRRRTSSDSSVFEALRLSKSPLHRRGAKIISVDRSDTTVADLRPAVRTSTATSLGTEKDAELICCVQNQNLSRLTELHQQGAELQLQDAGGRTLLHHAVQTGSKDVVKYLIDRVPTSHLDVAEKETGETALHKAAALCQRSICHFLVEAGASLMKTDLQGDTPKHCAAKADDQELADYLGSRQHYQMIQREDEETAV; encoded by the exons GAAAGCCGTTGCCAAGTCGAGTCTGCAGCACGTCCAGCCCAACGTGTCGACGTCCGGACCGACGGACTCCCTGCAGCCCAGCAGCACCGTCGACTGGACC GAGAACGCTCCGTACGGAGAACACATCTGGTTCGAGGCCAGTGTTTCTGGAGACTTCTGCTACGTTGGAGAGCAGTTCTGCGTCGCCAGATCTCTG cagaagtCTGCGGCGAGGATGAAATGCGCTGGATGTAAGATATCCGTGCACGTGGTGTGCAtggagcagctggagaag aTCAACTTCAGGTGCAAACCGTCCTTCAGGGAGCCGGCGTCTCGAGCCGTCCGAGAG GCCAACGTGGTTCGACATCACTGGGTCCACAGGAGGCGCCAGGCGGGGAAGTGTCGGCAGTGTGGGAAG GGCTTCCAGCAGAAGTTCACGTTTCACAGCAAAGAGATCGTTGCCATCAGCTGCTCGTGGTGCAAACAGGCG tacCACAACAAGGTGACGTGCTTCATGCTGCAGCAGATCGAGGAGTGCTGCTCTCTGGGAGCTCACGCCGCCGTCATCGTCCCCCCGACGTGGATCATCAGAGTCCGCCGGCCGCAG ACGTCTCTGAAATCcagcaaaaagaagaaacggACGTCTCTGAAGTGCAACAAGTCCAGCAAGAAGGGAGCAGAG CTCCAAGATGGCCGCTGGAAGCCCTTCCTGGTGAAGCCCCTCCCCTCGCAGCTCATGAAGCCTCTGCTGGTGTTCGTTAACCCGAAGAGCGGCGGGAACCAG ggAGCAAAGATCATCCAGTCCTTCATGTGGTACCTGAATCCTCGACAGGTGTTCGACCTGACCAAAGGAGGACCGAAAGAGGG GTTGGAGCTGTACTCCAAAGTGCCCAACCTGAGGATCTTGGCGTGCGGCGGCGACGGCACG GTGGGCTGGATTCTGTCCGTGTTGGACCAGTTGAAGCTCCGCCCCCAGCCCCCCGTGGCCATCCTTCCTCTGGGGACGGGTAACGACCTGGCCAGGACCCTCAACTGGGGCGGG GGGTACACGGATGAACCCATCACAAAGATCCTGTCCCACGTGGAGGACGGGAACGTGGTCCAGCTGGACCGGTGGAACCTGAACGTGGAGGCGAACCCGGAGGTCCGTCCCGACGAGCGGGACGAGCAGCAGACAGATAAG CTCCCCATCGATGTTTTCAACAACTACTTCAGTCTGGGCTTCGACGCTCACGTCACGCTGGGCTTCCACGAATCCAGAG AGGCCAACCCTGAGAAATTCAACAGCCGCTTCAGGAACAAGATGTTCTACGCGGGG ACGGCCTTCTCCGACTTCCTGAGCGGCTGCTCCAAAGACCTCGCTAAGCACATCAGAGTGGTG tgCGACGGCACAGATCTCACAGCCAAAGTCCAGGAGATGAAGCTGCagtgcctcctcttcctcaacATCCCCAG GTACTGCGCCGGCACCACGCCGTGGGGGAACCCCAGTGAGCATCAGGACTTCGAGCCTCAGCGTCACGACGACGGCTGCATCGAGGTCATCGGCTTCACCATGACTTCCCTG GCCACGCTGCAGGTCGGCGGTCACGGCGAGCGTCTCCATCAGTGTAAGGAGGTGACCCTCACCACCACCAAGCCCATCCCCATGCAGGTGGACGGCGAGCCCTGCAAGCTGGCGCCATCCGTCATCCGCATCAACCTGAGGAACCAGGCCAACATGGTCCAGAAGGTGAAGAGGAGGATCAACATGCCCCACCTGAACGA ccAGCAGCCGGTTCCGGAGAAGCTGCAGATCAGAGTGAACCGGATCAGCATGGCGGCGTACGAAGCTCTGCATTATGAAAAGGACCAGCTGAAGGAGGCCT CGGCGCCGCTCGGAGTCATCATCGTCCCCGGAGACAGCGACCTGGAGATGTGCCGGCTGCACATCGAGCGCCTGCAGGACCACCCGGACCAG GACGGAGACGAAATGAGCGGAGAGACACTGTCCTCTCAGAAGCTGTCCATGAACTGGTGCTTCCTCGACT GTACCACTGCAGATCGGTTCTACAGGATCGACCGGGCTCAG GAGCACCTGAACTACGTGACGGAGATCACGCAGGACGAGCTCTACGTCCTGGACCCGGAGCTGGTCGTCAAGGAGACGGTGGGGACGTCCCCCAGCATGCCTGACCTGGTGGACTCGGAGGACCCCCCGAGGCAGTTCTCCTACCCCTGCTCCCCGTCCTCCCCCGTCCCGTCCATCGCGGCCAG ggacggtcagaggaggaggacgtCCAGCGACAGCTCTGTGTTTGAGGCTTTGAGACTGTCCAAGTCCCCCCTgcacag GAGAGGAGCAAAGATTATCAGTGTTGATCGCTCCGATACGACTGTGGCTGATCTCAGACCAGCTGTTAG AACCTCCACTGCTACCTCACTGGGAACTGAAAAAG ATGCAGAACTGATCTGCTgcgtccagaaccagaacctgagcaGG CTGACGGAGCTCCATCAGCAGGGGGCGGAGCTCCAGCTGCAGGACGCCGGCGGCCGCACGCTGCTGCATCACGCCGTGCAGACCGGCAGCAAGGACGTCGTCAAATACCTCATCGACCGCG tTCCCACCTCTCACCTGGACGTCGCAGAGAAGGAGAC AGGTGAGACGGCGCTCCATAAAGCCGCCGCCCTCTGCCAGAGGAGCATCTGTCACTTCCTGGTGGAGGCGGGGGCGTCGCTCATGAAGACAGACCTGCAG
- the dgkzb gene encoding diacylglycerol kinase zeta isoform X2, with protein MDTFFRRHFRRKDAPLQAEVDAPACRQRRPSVAVPTSKARRRSSVGLPSSALTRRRRSSIQLQAGPPSAGGGRLARAPHHGRVGHARRRSSTTTPSLNPRFAVCRRKVAKLRTIDTHLLGPSMLLASLFQMAEEDEEGGGLGVGLSAGEQQVELRGGANNGKAFSRSSSLHSDRDDDSSDYSISSQSEGSQLSEAEQLPEDEEEDEASSPPASPASPASTPSSISPLEVLRRPLIRAPRCLRRNSSQVFVGESGSFSRRASSQRKRRRISTISKAGSPWPGRGQPLPSRKSSVYYLHHPAFYRGPGALSPLGAHCYDSRLESFCAFLLKAVAKSSLQHVQPNVSTSGPTDSLQPSSTVDWTENAPYGEHIWFEASVSGDFCYVGEQFCVARSLKSAARMKCAGCKISVHVVCMEQLEKINFRCKPSFREPASRAVREANVVRHHWVHRRRQAGKCRQCGKGFQQKFTFHSKEIVAISCSWCKQAYHNKVTCFMLQQIEECCSLGAHAAVIVPPTWIIRVRRPQTSLKSSKKKKRTSLKCNKSSKKGAELQDGRWKPFLVKPLPSQLMKPLLVFVNPKSGGNQGAKIIQSFMWYLNPRQVFDLTKGGPKEGLELYSKVPNLRILACGGDGTVGWILSVLDQLKLRPQPPVAILPLGTGNDLARTLNWGGGYTDEPITKILSHVEDGNVVQLDRWNLNVEANPEVRPDERDEQQTDKLPIDVFNNYFSLGFDAHVTLGFHESREANPEKFNSRFRNKMFYAGTAFSDFLSGCSKDLAKHIRVVCDGTDLTAKVQEMKLQCLLFLNIPRYCAGTTPWGNPSEHQDFEPQRHDDGCIEVIGFTMTSLATLQVGGHGERLHQCKEVTLTTTKPIPMQVDGEPCKLAPSVIRINLRNQANMVQKVKRRINMPHLNDQQPVPEKLQIRVNRISMAAYEALHYEKDQLKEASAPLGVIIVPGDSDLEMCRLHIERLQDHPDQDGDEMSGETLSSQKLSMNWCFLDCTTADRFYRIDRAQEHLNYVTEITQDELYVLDPELVVKETVGTSPSMPDLVDSEDPPRQFSYPCSPSSPVPSIAARDGQRRRTSSDSSVFEALRLSKSPLHRRGAKIISVDRSDTTVADLRPAVRTSTATSLGTEKDAELICCVQNQNLSRLTELHQQGAELQLQDAGGRTLLHHAVQTGSKDVVKYLIDRVPTSHLDVAEKETGETALHKAAALCQRSICHFLVEAGASLMKTDLQGDTPKHCAAKADDQELADYLGSRQHYQMIQREDEETAV; from the exons ATGGACACGTTTTTCCGCCGTCACTTTAGGAGGAAAGACGCCCCCCTGCAGGCGGAGGTGGACGCCCCCGCCTGCCGCCAGCGGAGGCCTAGCGTGGCTGTCCCAACCAGCAAGGCCCGCCGGAGGTCCAGCGTGGGCCTGCCCTCCTCCGCCCTGACCCGGAGGCGCCGCTCCAGCATCCAGCTGCAGGCGGGGCCCCCCAGCGCAGGCGGGGGTCGCCTGGCGAGGGCGCCCCACCACGGCAGGGTGGGCCACGCCCGCAGGCGCTCCAGCACCACCACGCCCAGCCTGAACCCGAGGTTCGCCGTGTGCCGGAGGAAGGTAGCGAAGCTGCGGACCATCGACACCCACCTGCTGGGGCCGTCCATGCTGCTCGCCAGCCTCTTCCAGATGGCCGAGGAAGACGAGGAAGGGGGCGGACTGGGGGTGGGGCTATCAGCAGGAGAACAGCAGGTGGAGCTAAGGGGCGGGGCTAACAACGGGAAGGCATTCTCCCGCTCCAGCAGCCTCCACTCAGACAGAGATGATGACAGCAGTGATTACTCcatcagcagccaatcagagggcaGCCAGCTGTCGGAGGCGGAGCAACTACctgaggacgaggaggaggatgaagctTCCTCACCTCCTGCCTCTCCAGCCTCTCCAGCCTCCACCCCTTCCTCCATCTCCCCCCTGGAGGTTCTGAGGAGGCCCCTGATCCGGGCCCCTCGCTGCCTCCGCAGGAACTCGTCTCAGGTGTTTGTGGGAGAATCCGGTTCCTTCAGCCGTCGAGCCTCCagccagaggaagaggagaaggatcTCCACCATCTCCAAAGCTGGGAGCCCCTGGCCCGGGAGGGGCCAGCCCCTGCCCAGCCGCAAGAGCTCCGTGTACTACCTCCACCACCCGGCCTTCTACAGGGGCCCCGGGGCCCTCAGCCCTCTGGGGGCTCACTGCTACGACTCCCGCCTGGAAAGTTTCTGTGCCTTCCTGCT GAAAGCCGTTGCCAAGTCGAGTCTGCAGCACGTCCAGCCCAACGTGTCGACGTCCGGACCGACGGACTCCCTGCAGCCCAGCAGCACCGTCGACTGGACC GAGAACGCTCCGTACGGAGAACACATCTGGTTCGAGGCCAGTGTTTCTGGAGACTTCTGCTACGTTGGAGAGCAGTTCTGCGTCGCCAGATCTCTG aagtCTGCGGCGAGGATGAAATGCGCTGGATGTAAGATATCCGTGCACGTGGTGTGCAtggagcagctggagaag aTCAACTTCAGGTGCAAACCGTCCTTCAGGGAGCCGGCGTCTCGAGCCGTCCGAGAG GCCAACGTGGTTCGACATCACTGGGTCCACAGGAGGCGCCAGGCGGGGAAGTGTCGGCAGTGTGGGAAG GGCTTCCAGCAGAAGTTCACGTTTCACAGCAAAGAGATCGTTGCCATCAGCTGCTCGTGGTGCAAACAGGCG tacCACAACAAGGTGACGTGCTTCATGCTGCAGCAGATCGAGGAGTGCTGCTCTCTGGGAGCTCACGCCGCCGTCATCGTCCCCCCGACGTGGATCATCAGAGTCCGCCGGCCGCAG ACGTCTCTGAAATCcagcaaaaagaagaaacggACGTCTCTGAAGTGCAACAAGTCCAGCAAGAAGGGAGCAGAG CTCCAAGATGGCCGCTGGAAGCCCTTCCTGGTGAAGCCCCTCCCCTCGCAGCTCATGAAGCCTCTGCTGGTGTTCGTTAACCCGAAGAGCGGCGGGAACCAG ggAGCAAAGATCATCCAGTCCTTCATGTGGTACCTGAATCCTCGACAGGTGTTCGACCTGACCAAAGGAGGACCGAAAGAGGG GTTGGAGCTGTACTCCAAAGTGCCCAACCTGAGGATCTTGGCGTGCGGCGGCGACGGCACG GTGGGCTGGATTCTGTCCGTGTTGGACCAGTTGAAGCTCCGCCCCCAGCCCCCCGTGGCCATCCTTCCTCTGGGGACGGGTAACGACCTGGCCAGGACCCTCAACTGGGGCGGG GGGTACACGGATGAACCCATCACAAAGATCCTGTCCCACGTGGAGGACGGGAACGTGGTCCAGCTGGACCGGTGGAACCTGAACGTGGAGGCGAACCCGGAGGTCCGTCCCGACGAGCGGGACGAGCAGCAGACAGATAAG CTCCCCATCGATGTTTTCAACAACTACTTCAGTCTGGGCTTCGACGCTCACGTCACGCTGGGCTTCCACGAATCCAGAG AGGCCAACCCTGAGAAATTCAACAGCCGCTTCAGGAACAAGATGTTCTACGCGGGG ACGGCCTTCTCCGACTTCCTGAGCGGCTGCTCCAAAGACCTCGCTAAGCACATCAGAGTGGTG tgCGACGGCACAGATCTCACAGCCAAAGTCCAGGAGATGAAGCTGCagtgcctcctcttcctcaacATCCCCAG GTACTGCGCCGGCACCACGCCGTGGGGGAACCCCAGTGAGCATCAGGACTTCGAGCCTCAGCGTCACGACGACGGCTGCATCGAGGTCATCGGCTTCACCATGACTTCCCTG GCCACGCTGCAGGTCGGCGGTCACGGCGAGCGTCTCCATCAGTGTAAGGAGGTGACCCTCACCACCACCAAGCCCATCCCCATGCAGGTGGACGGCGAGCCCTGCAAGCTGGCGCCATCCGTCATCCGCATCAACCTGAGGAACCAGGCCAACATGGTCCAGAAGGTGAAGAGGAGGATCAACATGCCCCACCTGAACGA ccAGCAGCCGGTTCCGGAGAAGCTGCAGATCAGAGTGAACCGGATCAGCATGGCGGCGTACGAAGCTCTGCATTATGAAAAGGACCAGCTGAAGGAGGCCT CGGCGCCGCTCGGAGTCATCATCGTCCCCGGAGACAGCGACCTGGAGATGTGCCGGCTGCACATCGAGCGCCTGCAGGACCACCCGGACCAG GACGGAGACGAAATGAGCGGAGAGACACTGTCCTCTCAGAAGCTGTCCATGAACTGGTGCTTCCTCGACT GTACCACTGCAGATCGGTTCTACAGGATCGACCGGGCTCAG GAGCACCTGAACTACGTGACGGAGATCACGCAGGACGAGCTCTACGTCCTGGACCCGGAGCTGGTCGTCAAGGAGACGGTGGGGACGTCCCCCAGCATGCCTGACCTGGTGGACTCGGAGGACCCCCCGAGGCAGTTCTCCTACCCCTGCTCCCCGTCCTCCCCCGTCCCGTCCATCGCGGCCAG ggacggtcagaggaggaggacgtCCAGCGACAGCTCTGTGTTTGAGGCTTTGAGACTGTCCAAGTCCCCCCTgcacag GAGAGGAGCAAAGATTATCAGTGTTGATCGCTCCGATACGACTGTGGCTGATCTCAGACCAGCTGTTAG AACCTCCACTGCTACCTCACTGGGAACTGAAAAAG ATGCAGAACTGATCTGCTgcgtccagaaccagaacctgagcaGG CTGACGGAGCTCCATCAGCAGGGGGCGGAGCTCCAGCTGCAGGACGCCGGCGGCCGCACGCTGCTGCATCACGCCGTGCAGACCGGCAGCAAGGACGTCGTCAAATACCTCATCGACCGCG tTCCCACCTCTCACCTGGACGTCGCAGAGAAGGAGAC AGGTGAGACGGCGCTCCATAAAGCCGCCGCCCTCTGCCAGAGGAGCATCTGTCACTTCCTGGTGGAGGCGGGGGCGTCGCTCATGAAGACAGACCTGCAG